The following is a genomic window from Bordetella petrii.
CAACGACACCAGCGTGGCCAGGTTGCCGCCCCACAGGATGCCCCGGCAATCCACCGGATCGGCGTCGGGCGTCTCGAAGCTCAGGATCTCAAGCTCGCCGCGCATCAGCTCGCCGAACAGCGCGGCGGTCAGGTCGTCGACCTGGTCGCCGCCGAAATCGGCCACCGCCGTCGCGCCCGAATAGCTGACGGCCCCGGTCTGCGCCAGAAGCGCCAGGTTGAACGCGGTGAAATCGCTCATGCCCACAAAGCGTTTGCCGCTGTCGGCCATGGCGCGCCAATCGATGTCGGGCAGCAGGCGGCTCAGGCCGTAGCCGCCGCGCGTGACCATGACGATGGGGTGCTTTTGGCGGATGGCGCGCGCCAGACCGGCCAGGCGCTGCTTTTCGGTACCCGCGAAGCGCTGCCGCACCGCCAGCGCGGCGCGGTCGACCGTGGTCTTGAAGCCCTCTTGCGCCAGCCGCTGGCAGGCGCGCTGCACGGTAGCCGGGTCGCGCACAGCCGACGATGGCGAAATCAGGTAGATGCCGCCGGCGGCGGGCGGCTGGCCGTGATCATGGCCGTGATGGTCATGGTCGCAGTCGTCGGCGCAGACATGGCCATGCTGCCCATGCGCGGGGCGATGCGGGGTGTTCATGTGGGGGATTCCTTGGCGCGGCGCGCGCGGAAGAACTGCCGCAGCAGATTGCCGCAGGGTTCGGCCAGCACGCCGCCGGTGATGGTGGTTTGATGATTGAGCCGCACGACCGCGCCCACGTCGAGCACGCTGCCGCAGGCGCCGGTCTTGGGATCGGCGGCGCCGTAGACGACCCGCGCCAGCCGCGCGTGCAGCATGGCGCCGATGCACATGACGCAGGGTTCCAGCGTGACGTACAGGCTGACGCCCGGCAACCGGTAATTGCCCAGGCGCCGCGCGGCGGCGCGCAACGCCACGATCTCGGCGTGCGCGGTGGGATCGCTGTCGGTGATGGTGCGGTTGTAGCCGGCGCCCAGCACCTGCCCCTGCGCATCGACCACCACGGCCCCGACCGGCACTTCGCCGGCCTGCCAGGCGGCTTCGGCCTGTTGCAGCGCCAGGGCGATGAAGTCGGCGTCGCCGGGCTGCGGCGCAGCCGGCAGCGGCGCCATGCCGGCGTCAGCCACGGTACACCCGCGACTTCAGCGCGATGCGCCCGGCCAGGCTGGTGACGGCCTCTTCAAGCCACTGGTACAGCTCGGCGTCTTCGTCGTAGCGCGCCTGGTTCAGGTTGGACACCCGGCCTTCCTCGATGAAGCCCCAGGCCCGGCTGCGCTTGTCGCGGTGCTTCGGATCCCAGACGCCGAAGGCGAAGCCGCCGGCGCGGCGGATCAGCGAAAAACACGGAATATCGGTATAGCCGTCGCCCACGAAGACCATCTGGTCGAACGGCACGCGCAGGCGGTCTTCGGGTACCTTGCGGTTGACCTCGAACGGCTTGTTGCGGAACTCGCGCCCGATAATGCCCTTCTGGATGTGGAACAGGTAGCGGGTCTTGTCGGTGAAGCTGACCAGCCGGCGCGGAAACGCGATGCCGCCGTCAGGGCCATAAACGAATTCGGACGACCAGATCTCGGTGAATTCGTGCGCGATGGGCGTGGCCCGCACCACGTCGCCGATGCCGCTGGAAATCAGGTAGAACTCGAGCTGCACCTGGGGATGCTCGGCCCGCACCGCGGCGCGCAGCCGCTGAAACAGCGTGGGCACGCCGTCGTGCAGTGGCAGGCTGGCGCCCCACTGGGCGAGGCGCTGCTGTGTGATGAGCCCGTGCGCGCCACTGCGCGAGAGTTCGATCATCTGGTACAGGTAGGCCGGAACCGGGTCCCAGTCGTGGTCGGACAGCAGCGGGCCGACCTTGTCTTTCCAGAAGGCGGCCGTATCCACCCCCATACTGTCCAGGAAGCCGGACGTGCTGTCGGGGGCCAGCGTGTCGTCGAAGTCGAATATCAGGGCGATGACGTCGGACATGAATGCAGCGCAAAGTCGTCGATAGGCGACATTTTGCCTGATTGCGGCCGCGGACGTTGCCGCGGCCGCAGTCCGGCCCGCCGCCCTAGCGCACCGGCACGGGTGTGGCGGGCATGCCCGGAGCCGTCGTGCCAGGCGCGGCGCCCGGCGGCACGGGGGCCGGCGGCACGGCGCCGGGCATCGCCCCGGGAGCCGTCGTGGCCGGCACGGCGCCCGAAGGCTGCGCCGGCACGGGAATTACTGTCTCGCGCAACACGCCGCCGCTTTCAACGCTGCCCTGCACGCTGGTGGGCGACGACATCTGGCGCAGGCAATCTTCGCGCTGGCCTTGTGGCAGCTTGTTGCATCGGGCCGTGGCATTGGCGTCGTAGTTGGCCGACTGGCCGTTATCCAGGCGCTTGCGCTGTGCTTCTTCGCGCGCCGCGCCGGCTTCGCGCAGGCAGGTGGCGCGGTCCTGGTTGGTCTGGCCGCTGTTGCAGCGCTGCACATCGGATTGGTACTGCGCCTCGATGGAGCCGGACGCCGCCGCGCCGGCTGCCTGGGCGGCCGGCATGCCGGCCACGCCCGCGCCCAATGCCAGGGCGCAGTACAGTTTTTGCATACGTCGCATGTTCATCTTCCGCTCCTTGTTGCTGTGCCGCGCCAGGCGCGGCCGTTTATTTACGGTACGGGAAAGACGATGCCGATGGCGAATGCAGATGTTACAAATCCGTCCGACCGTAACGGGTGCGGGGCGACGTAGCGGTCGGATACGATTCGCCGCGCTGGCGGCGGCCGCGATAGACCGCGGCGCGGATCAGCAGCATGGCGGTAACGGGCGAGGTAATGAACAGCAGCAGCGTGATAAGCACCTCATGCACCACCGGCCGTTGCTGCACGGCCGAGAACACCAGCATCGACGCCACCAGCACGCAGCCCGCGCCCAGGGTGTTGCCCAGGGTGGGCGCATGGATGCGGCAGAAGAAATTGTTGAAGCGCAGCAGGCCAGCCGAGCCGACCAGCGCCAGCAGGCCGCCCGCCACCAGCAGGATGCTGGCCGGAATGCCCGCCCACAGAGGGATGTCGGCGCTCATGGTTCGATGACCTCGCCGCGCAACAGGAACTTGGCCATGGCCGTCGCGCCTACGAACCCGAACAGCGCGATCAGCAGCGCCACGTCGAAATACACGGACGTGCCGGACCGCACGCCGAAGGCCAGCATGGCCAGCATGCCATTGATGTAGAGCGAATCGAGCGCCAGTACGCGGTCTTGCGCGGTCGGCCCGCGCACCAGCCGCACGGTGCCGCAGGCCATGCCCAGCACAAAGCAGAGCAAGGCGAACGACGCGGCCCAGTACAAGACGAGGTTCATTCGAAGATCTCCTTCAGGGTGCGCTCGTAGCGCTGCTTGATCAGGTCGATCCAGGCCTGTTCGTTTTCGAGGTCGAGCACGTGCAGCGTCAGTAAATCGTCGGACACGTCGACCCATACGGTGCCGGGCGTGTATGTGAGGATGCAGCCCAGTAGCGCGCGCGCATGCGGGTCGTGCAGGTCGAGCGGAACATGCACGTAGCCCGGCGAAAAATCGCGCCGGAAATCGATGATCAGCCGCCCTACCGCGATATTCGATCGCACGATGTCGACCGCCACGCGCCAGAGCAGGCCCGGCAACAGCCACAGCTTGTGCGGCCGGCTGCGCAGCGGCCGCAGGCGGCTGGACGCGAATCCCAGCCAGAGCGCCAGGGCCAGCCCCAGCACCGCCTGCCCGGCGGATAACGATTCGTTGAGCACCAGCCATAAGACCAGCAGCACCGCGGGCAACAGCAGCAGATAGGCGCGCCGCATTATCGTGCCTCCAGGGTACGGGCCGTGTCGGCCGACAGCACGGCGTCGATGTACAGGGCCGGCTGGTCGAGCGTGCGCGCGGCTTCGTCGAGGTAGGTGGACACCGGCCCTGCCCCGGCCGCCAGGCCCACGCACAGCAGGATCAGCACGGCCACGGGGCCGGCCTCGCTGATGCGCAGTCGCGGCGTGCTGCGCTCGTCGGCGCTCCAGAAGATGCGGATGCCGGCCCGGCCGAATGCCACAATGCCCGCCAGGCCCGACACCAGTACCGCCGCCACGAGAATCCAGGCGTCAGCCGGCTGCGCCGACGCATTGGCGGCGCTGACCGCCGCGGACAGCAGCGAGAACTTGGCCACGAAGCCCGACAGCGGCGGCAGGCCGGTCACCAGCAAGGCGCAGGCCACGAAGGCCAGCCCCAGAAAAGCCATGGCGGCGGGAATGGCCACGCCCACCACGTCATCGGAACGATTGGGCGTTTCGGGGTCGTCGAGGTCGAACATGTCCATGGTGACCGCCAGCACATTCGCGCCGAACGTGCGGGTACGCTCGACCAGCTCGACCAGCAGGAAGAAGGCGCCGGTGGTAAGCACCGAACTGAGCAGGTAGAACAGCGCCGGCCCGGTCAGGGTGACGCCGGGCATGCCCAGCGCCGTGAGCAGCGTGCCGGCCGAGATGATGACGCAATAGCCCACCATCTGTTCGAGCTGCTGCGTGGCCAGCAGGCCGACGGCGCCGAACACCAGCGTGCCCAGCCCGGCGGCGAACATCCAGTCGAGGCTGAAAGCCGCCGGCGCGCCGGTGGGCAGCAGCAGCGACCCAATGCGCAGCAAGGCGTAAATGCCGACCTTGGTCATGATGGAGAACACCGCCGCCACCGGCGCGCTGGCCGACCCGTAGCCGCGCACCAGCCAGAAGTTCAGCGGCCAGGCGCCCGCCTTGACCAGGAAGGCCAGCCCCAGCACCGCGGCGCCGGCTTCGAACAGCAGGCGCTCGCTGCCGTGCAGCGTGCCCGCGCGCACGGCCAGGTCGGCCAGGTTCAGGGTGCCGGTCACGCCATAGATGAGCGCAATGCTGATCAGCAGCAGGAACGACGCCACCAGGTTGACGGCAATGTAATGCAACCCCGCGCCGACCCGCGCCACGCCGGAACCGTGCAGCAGCAACCCATACGACGCGGCCAGCAGCACTTCGAAGAACACGAACAGATTGAACAGGTCGCCCGTGAGGAAGGCGCCGTTCAGGCCCATGAGCAGGAACTGGAACAGCGGATGGAAATGCACGCCCAGGCGATCCCAGCGGGCCAGCGCGTAGATCAGCGCGGCCAGGCCCAGCACCGCGTTGAGCGCCAGCATGATGGCCGACAGGCGATCGACCACCAGCACGATGCCGAACGGCGCGGGCCAGTCGCCCGGCAAATAGACGCCGACGCCCGATGGCCAGTGCCCCCCTGCCCCGGCCGCCAGCGCCAGCAGCGCGACCGCGGCCGCCAGTTGGGCCAGCCCCGAGGCCACCGCGATGCCGGCCCGCACGCCGCGGCGGGTGTCGCCCAGCAGCAGCATCGCCGCGCCGGCGAGCAGCGGCACCGCGATGGGATACATGGGCGCATGTTGCAGCCAATCGATCAAGATTCGGACTCCCTGCCATCGACGTGATCAGTGCCGGTAAGGCCGCGCGAGGCCAGCAGCACCACCAGGAACAGCGCGGTGGTGGCAAAGCCGATGACGATGGCGGTAAGCACCAGCGCCTGTGGCAACGGATCGGCCAGCGTGGACGGGTCGGGCGCGACCGCCGGGTCGACAACCGGAGGGCGGCCGACCGTCAGGCGGCCCATGCCGAAAATGAAGAGGTTGACGGCGTACGACACCAGTGTCAGCCCCATGATGACCTGGAACGTGCGCGGGCGCAGGATCAGCCACACGCCCGACCCGGCCAGCACGCCAATGGCGGCGGCGTATATCAGTTCCATCAGGCGGTACCTCCTTGTTGCGCGGCCGCCTGAGCTTCGGCGGCTGCCTTGCGTTGCGCGCGCAGCGATTGGTGAGCCAGCGCGACCAGCATCAGCAGCGTGCCGCCGACCACCAGCATATAGACGCCCACGTCGAACAGCAGCACCGTGGAAAGATGGATGTGCCCGAGCAGCGGCACCGGGACATCCCAGGCCAGCGCCGACAGGAACGGCCGCGAGGCCAGCCAGGCCGACATCGCGGTGAGGCCCGCGCACAAGAGGCCCAGCGCGATCCAGTGCTGCGGATTGAGCCGGCTGCGCGATTCGACCCAATAAACCCCGCCCACCATGTATTGCAGGATCACCGCCGTGGCCATTACCAGCCCGCCTACAAAGCCGCCGCCCGGCTGGTTGTGGCCGCGCAGCAGCAGGTAGGCCGAGACCATGGCGGCAATGGGCAGCACCAGGCGCACCAGCACGGCCGGCAGGGCCATGGGGCCAGCGGGCAGATCCGCCCGGATGTCGGGCGCGGCGCTGGGCGCGCTGGCCGGGTCGCGCTGCTGCACCGGGATGTCGGCGCTTTCGGTGGCGGGCCGGAAGCGCCGCAGCAAGGCATACACCGTGAGAGCAACGATGCCCACCACGGTAATTTCGCCCAGCGTGTCGAAGCCGCGGAAGTCGACCAGGATGACATTGACCACGTTGGTGCCGCCGCCGTCCGGCAAGGCATGGTCGACGAAGAACGACGAGATGGTGTGGCCCGGCGTGCGCGTCAGCATGGCGTAGGCCAGCGCCGCCACCGACGTGCCCGCCACTGCTGCGATGATCACGTCGCGGGTGCGCCGCAGGCGCGCGCGGGTTTCGTGCCGCTCGCCTTCGAGGCTGCCCTCGATGCGGCGCGGCAGCCAGCGCAGGCCGGACAGCAGCAGCACGACGGTGACGACCTCGACGGCCAGCTGTGTCAGGGCGAGATCGGGCGCCGAAAACCAGACGAAGGTCAGGCAGGTGGCCAGGCCCGCCCCGCCCGCCAGGATGAGCGCGGCCAGACGATGGTACTTGGCCTGGAACGCCGTGCCGATGGCGCAGATGCCGCCCACGACCCAGAGCGCGGCAAAGGCCGGATCGAGCGCCAGGATGGGGGTCGGCGCGTCGTTCCAGCGGCCATGGTGCAGCGGCAGCCACGCCACCAGCAGCGCGCCAACCACGATCAGCACCATCTGCACCTGCAGGCGTGGCGAGGCAATGCGGTTCAGCACCCAGCCAGCCGCCACGCTGGAATGGTCGAGCAGGAATTCGAACGAGCGGCGGCCATCGAAGCGGTAAATGAATGGCACCTTGCCCGGCTGGGCCTGCTGGCGCGCCCGCAGCGCCAGGTACAGCAGGATGCCCCCCGCCATGGCCACGAAACTCATGAGCATCGGCAGGTTCAGGCCATGCCACACCGCCAGGCTGTACTCGGGCATGTCGGCGCCCAGCACGCTCTGCGCGGCGGCGTGCAGGAAAGGCCCGACGGTAATGCCCGGGATCACGCCCACCACCAGGCACATCAGCACCAGCAAGGCGCTGGGCACCAGCATCCAGCGCGGCGGCTCGTGCGGCGCGCGCGGCAAGTCGTGCGCCGGCGGGCCAAAAAAGACCTGCAGAATGAAACGCAGGGAATAGGCCACGCTAAAAGCGCTGGCCAACACGGCCATCGCCGGCA
Proteins encoded in this region:
- the tadA gene encoding tRNA adenosine(34) deaminase TadA, with amino-acid sequence MAPLPAAPQPGDADFIALALQQAEAAWQAGEVPVGAVVVDAQGQVLGAGYNRTITDSDPTAHAEIVALRAAARRLGNYRLPGVSLYVTLEPCVMCIGAMLHARLARVVYGAADPKTGACGSVLDVGAVVRLNHQTTITGGVLAEPCGNLLRQFFRARRAKESPT
- a CDS encoding Na+/H+ antiporter subunit C produces the protein MELIYAAAIGVLAGSGVWLILRPRTFQVIMGLTLVSYAVNLFIFGMGRLTVGRPPVVDPAVAPDPSTLADPLPQALVLTAIVIGFATTALFLVVLLASRGLTGTDHVDGRESES
- a CDS encoding monovalent cation/H+ antiporter subunit A translates to MSLILILALPFAGSLCAALLPSNARNAEAWLAGLTALACVVLVAGLYPQVAEGGVIRADLAWAPALGLQFTLRMDGYAWLFALIVSGMGALVVLYARYYMSPEDPVPRFFSFFQAFMAAMLGVVLSGNLIQLVLFWEMTSLASFMLIAYWHHRLDAKRGARMALTVTGAGGLCLLAGVLILGHIVGSYDLDRVLAAGDLVRSDPWYPAVLILLALGALTKSAQFPFQFWLPNAMAAPTPVSAYLHSATMVKAGVFLLARFWPVLAGTEEWFWIIGGAGLCSLVLGAYAAIFQQDMKGVLAYSTISHLGLITLLLGMNSSLGLVAAIFHMVNHATFKASLFMAAGIVDHETGTRDLGRLSGLRRAMPITATLAMVAAAAMAGVPLLNGFISKEMFFAETTFVSGDPLIQYGLPAMAVLASAFSVAYSLRFILQVFFGPPAHDLPRAPHEPPRWMLVPSALLVLMCLVVGVIPGITVGPFLHAAAQSVLGADMPEYSLAVWHGLNLPMLMSFVAMAGGILLYLALRARQQAQPGKVPFIYRFDGRRSFEFLLDHSSVAAGWVLNRIASPRLQVQMVLIVVGALLVAWLPLHHGRWNDAPTPILALDPAFAALWVVGGICAIGTAFQAKYHRLAALILAGGAGLATCLTFVWFSAPDLALTQLAVEVVTVVLLLSGLRWLPRRIEGSLEGERHETRARLRRTRDVIIAAVAGTSVAALAYAMLTRTPGHTISSFFVDHALPDGGGTNVVNVILVDFRGFDTLGEITVVGIVALTVYALLRRFRPATESADIPVQQRDPASAPSAAPDIRADLPAGPMALPAVLVRLVLPIAAMVSAYLLLRGHNQPGGGFVGGLVMATAVILQYMVGGVYWVESRSRLNPQHWIALGLLCAGLTAMSAWLASRPFLSALAWDVPVPLLGHIHLSTVLLFDVGVYMLVVGGTLLMLVALAHQSLRAQRKAAAEAQAAAQQGGTA
- the mnhG gene encoding monovalent cation/H(+) antiporter subunit G gives rise to the protein MSADIPLWAGIPASILLVAGGLLALVGSAGLLRFNNFFCRIHAPTLGNTLGAGCVLVASMLVFSAVQQRPVVHEVLITLLLFITSPVTAMLLIRAAVYRGRRQRGESYPTATSPRTRYGRTDL
- a CDS encoding HAD family hydrolase, whose translation is MSDVIALIFDFDDTLAPDSTSGFLDSMGVDTAAFWKDKVGPLLSDHDWDPVPAYLYQMIELSRSGAHGLITQQRLAQWGASLPLHDGVPTLFQRLRAAVRAEHPQVQLEFYLISSGIGDVVRATPIAHEFTEIWSSEFVYGPDGGIAFPRRLVSFTDKTRYLFHIQKGIIGREFRNKPFEVNRKVPEDRLRVPFDQMVFVGDGYTDIPCFSLIRRAGGFAFGVWDPKHRDKRSRAWGFIEEGRVSNLNQARYDEDAELYQWLEEAVTSLAGRIALKSRVYRG
- a CDS encoding Na+/H+ antiporter subunit E, which produces MRRAYLLLLPAVLLVLWLVLNESLSAGQAVLGLALALWLGFASSRLRPLRSRPHKLWLLPGLLWRVAVDIVRSNIAVGRLIIDFRRDFSPGYVHVPLDLHDPHARALLGCILTYTPGTVWVDVSDDLLTLHVLDLENEQAWIDLIKQRYERTLKEIFE
- a CDS encoding K+/H+ antiporter subunit F; this translates as MNLVLYWAASFALLCFVLGMACGTVRLVRGPTAQDRVLALDSLYINGMLAMLAFGVRSGTSVYFDVALLIALFGFVGATAMAKFLLRGEVIEP
- a CDS encoding LD-carboxypeptidase, with translation MNTPHRPAHGQHGHVCADDCDHDHHGHDHGQPPAAGGIYLISPSSAVRDPATVQRACQRLAQEGFKTTVDRAALAVRQRFAGTEKQRLAGLARAIRQKHPIVMVTRGGYGLSRLLPDIDWRAMADSGKRFVGMSDFTAFNLALLAQTGAVSYSGATAVADFGGDQVDDLTAALFGELMRGELEILSFETPDADPVDCRGILWGGNLATLVSLLGTPYMPRVRGGILFLEDVAEHPYRVERMLAQLWQAGVLQRQKAIVLGYFTNYRLAPHDAGYDMPEVLKWLRRTVKVPVVTGLPYGHIDTKATLPVGKKVGLATEPGMAHLVIDEHHH
- a CDS encoding monovalent cation/H+ antiporter subunit D, whose translation is MIDWLQHAPMYPIAVPLLAGAAMLLLGDTRRGVRAGIAVASGLAQLAAAVALLALAAGAGGHWPSGVGVYLPGDWPAPFGIVLVVDRLSAIMLALNAVLGLAALIYALARWDRLGVHFHPLFQFLLMGLNGAFLTGDLFNLFVFFEVLLAASYGLLLHGSGVARVGAGLHYIAVNLVASFLLLISIALIYGVTGTLNLADLAVRAGTLHGSERLLFEAGAAVLGLAFLVKAGAWPLNFWLVRGYGSASAPVAAVFSIMTKVGIYALLRIGSLLLPTGAPAAFSLDWMFAAGLGTLVFGAVGLLATQQLEQMVGYCVIISAGTLLTALGMPGVTLTGPALFYLLSSVLTTGAFFLLVELVERTRTFGANVLAVTMDMFDLDDPETPNRSDDVVGVAIPAAMAFLGLAFVACALLVTGLPPLSGFVAKFSLLSAAVSAANASAQPADAWILVAAVLVSGLAGIVAFGRAGIRIFWSADERSTPRLRISEAGPVAVLILLCVGLAAGAGPVSTYLDEAARTLDQPALYIDAVLSADTARTLEAR